In Candidatus Omnitrophota bacterium, one genomic interval encodes:
- a CDS encoding S41 family peptidase: protein MKFIRTIIALPVLATLILCNAAVLPAEAAGKNAPAVPDHYKPYLDLLASVYEKMETFYYKPVSKAAYEEYVQKYKASILAKLTETDHKIDIIAHRGAGLLVNRLKDPKDKFTNFIPPKEAREYSKKIYGYEYGIGVEGRLTKDGYFIEHVQIRSDAYAKGIRDNGIILKIDGVDIGKLDETRIKELIYPPLNTVVTLDIAPAGTKKISTYEILCEEYFNETITAIPTGTSGIYCLKISAFNRMTGEDLKGYIKDIAGKKTKLLILDLTDNPGGPPLAVYELSGIFLPPKQKLFYYRKKNVQDFGLVSPSSDIHYDGPVVILINKGSGSAAEIMAAVFKEYGRGLVMGKEPSAGMAFLKSSFIFDDGSMLAMITGNTYLFNGAELDTTGVQPDEMIPPDVNDIIGYVADKFVRKGIFNNNRPKGRGLPK, encoded by the coding sequence ATGAAATTCATCCGCACGATCATCGCCCTCCCCGTTCTCGCAACGTTAATACTGTGTAACGCGGCTGTGCTGCCCGCGGAGGCCGCAGGTAAAAACGCGCCTGCTGTGCCGGATCATTACAAACCATACCTGGATCTCCTTGCGTCGGTATATGAAAAGATGGAGACATTTTATTATAAACCCGTCTCGAAAGCGGCTTATGAGGAATACGTGCAAAAATATAAGGCCTCTATTCTCGCCAAACTTACGGAGACGGATCATAAGATCGATATAATAGCGCATAGAGGGGCGGGGCTCCTGGTAAACAGGCTTAAAGACCCTAAAGACAAGTTTACCAATTTTATTCCACCTAAAGAAGCGCGCGAATATTCAAAGAAGATCTACGGATACGAATATGGCATAGGCGTCGAAGGGCGCCTTACAAAAGACGGATACTTCATAGAGCATGTCCAGATCCGCTCCGATGCGTATGCAAAGGGGATCAGGGATAATGGCATTATCCTGAAGATAGACGGTGTGGATATAGGTAAGCTGGATGAGACGCGCATAAAAGAGCTTATCTACCCTCCGCTGAATACCGTCGTGACGCTGGATATCGCCCCTGCCGGGACAAAAAAGATTTCGACATATGAAATATTATGCGAAGAGTACTTCAACGAGACGATAACGGCTATACCTACGGGCACATCGGGGATATATTGCCTCAAGATCTCCGCTTTTAACAGGATGACCGGCGAAGACCTTAAGGGGTATATCAAGGATATCGCAGGTAAAAAGACGAAGCTTCTGATACTGGATCTGACGGATAATCCCGGCGGTCCGCCTCTTGCCGTATATGAGCTATCCGGGATATTCCTTCCGCCAAAACAAAAACTGTTCTACTACAGAAAGAAGAACGTGCAGGATTTCGGGCTGGTATCGCCGTCATCCGATATACATTATGACGGGCCCGTCGTGATCCTCATTAATAAAGGGAGCGGCAGCGCCGCGGAGATCATGGCGGCCGTATTCAAGGAATATGGCCGCGGCCTTGTCATGGGCAAAGAGCCGAGCGCCGGCATGGCGTTCCTTAAAAGCTCGTTTATATTCGATGACGGCTCGATGCTTGCCATGATCACCGGCAATACGTATCTGTTCAACGGCGCGGAGCTCGATACCACCGGCGTCCAGCCTGATGAGATGATCCCTCCCGACGTGAATGACATAATCGGCTATGTAGCCGATAAATTTGTCCGGAAGGGTATTTTTAACAATAACCGGCCGAAAGGGCGCGGGCTGCCCAAATGA
- a CDS encoding radical SAM/SPASM domain-containing protein, giving the protein MLRSINLSLSCACKADCIFCPSNRGQSIKKKLMPYALAKKIIDEVSSGDFKARHRINKIIIGENGDALLNKDTIPIMRYIRSTLPDIKIMLYTNFQHMTKDKSEAILKERLADLIRTNIDGSDAENYFAVKCIDYGAVSDNIRSLLALRKEAGAGIPLHISVLTLNNYAHTVHKNLGFLPAKLNNPALMNIEDDFGKVKERWETMLDSRIDRIYRCYSVIAWAERDKIDTGKIDYRKYSCTNLIRIKHEAFIAPDGTWYACCLDSDNELILGNLNKNTLHDIYCGEKRRDIIRLLEGRAFAKIGGPCKTVNCCQWLHKNRMVTSAYRVVFGNGPLVKLSYNRFYF; this is encoded by the coding sequence ATGCTCAGATCGATAAACCTTTCTCTCTCCTGCGCCTGCAAGGCTGACTGCATCTTCTGCCCTTCCAATCGGGGCCAGAGCATCAAGAAGAAATTGATGCCTTATGCTCTTGCAAAAAAGATCATCGATGAGGTCTCTTCCGGTGACTTCAAAGCACGTCATCGCATCAATAAGATCATTATCGGCGAAAATGGCGATGCGCTCCTTAACAAAGACACTATTCCGATAATGCGGTATATACGCTCAACCCTGCCCGACATAAAGATCATGCTGTATACCAATTTCCAGCACATGACAAAGGATAAGTCGGAGGCCATCCTGAAAGAACGGCTTGCCGATCTCATACGGACAAATATAGACGGTTCCGACGCCGAGAATTATTTTGCCGTAAAGTGCATAGATTACGGCGCCGTGAGCGATAATATCCGCTCGCTCCTGGCATTGAGGAAAGAAGCCGGCGCCGGGATCCCGTTGCACATATCCGTGCTTACCCTTAATAATTACGCCCACACCGTACATAAGAATCTGGGGTTCTTGCCGGCGAAGCTCAATAACCCGGCTCTGATGAACATTGAAGATGATTTCGGGAAAGTAAAAGAGCGGTGGGAGACCATGCTCGATAGCCGGATCGATAGGATTTACCGGTGTTACTCGGTCATCGCATGGGCGGAGCGGGATAAGATCGATACCGGAAAGATCGATTACAGGAAATATTCCTGCACCAATCTTATCCGGATCAAACATGAGGCGTTCATCGCCCCCGACGGAACATGGTATGCATGCTGTCTCGATTCGGACAATGAGCTTATTCTTGGCAACCTGAATAAAAATACCCTGCATGATATATACTGCGGAGAAAAAAGAAGGGATATCATCAGGTTGCTGGAAGGGCGGGCCTTCGCCAAGATAGGCGGTCCGTGTAAAACGGTCAATTGCTGCCAATGGCTCCATAAAAATCGCATGGTAACGAGCGCTTATCGTGTCGTGTTCGGTAACGGCCCTCTCGTTAAACTATCTTACAACCGTTTCTATTTCTAG